One genomic window of Parafrankia irregularis includes the following:
- a CDS encoding amidohydrolase family protein, translated as MYETRDALTRHLPDSHKGAVRYVEVDGRTKIAFRGVISDMIPNPTFEVVARPGAQEEYFRIGNPEGKSPREIMGRPIRSLPAFQEPGPRLALMDTQGIDRTLMFPTLASLVEDRLRDDPELTHVVIHALNEWLHEEWSFNHEDRIFTVPIITLPIVEKAIEELEWLVERGARAVLIRPAPVPGFRGSRSFGFEEFDPFWQAVVDADILVTLHASDSGYARYQTDWTGPREYLPFRPDPFRAMTLGKRAIEDSMAALVCHGVLTRFPTLRIASIENGADWVPLFLEHLEEVHRRMPQEFDEDPIEAFRRNVHVNPFHEDDFARLIGILGVDRILFGSDYPHAEGLAEPLSYLDRLPAGLSQPEIDKIMGGNIAQLLRLDAPV; from the coding sequence ATGTATGAGACGCGGGACGCGCTGACCCGGCATCTTCCCGATTCCCACAAGGGAGCCGTTCGTTACGTCGAGGTCGACGGCCGAACGAAGATCGCGTTCCGGGGCGTGATCAGTGACATGATCCCGAACCCGACCTTCGAGGTGGTGGCCCGCCCCGGTGCCCAGGAAGAGTACTTCCGGATCGGTAACCCTGAGGGGAAGTCGCCCCGGGAGATCATGGGCAGGCCGATCCGCAGCCTTCCAGCCTTCCAGGAGCCCGGTCCGCGGCTTGCCCTGATGGACACCCAGGGCATCGATCGCACGCTCATGTTCCCGACGCTCGCGAGCCTCGTCGAGGACCGACTGCGGGATGACCCGGAGCTCACCCATGTCGTGATCCACGCGCTCAACGAGTGGCTGCACGAGGAATGGTCCTTCAACCACGAGGACCGGATCTTCACGGTGCCGATCATCACGCTGCCGATCGTCGAGAAGGCGATCGAGGAGTTGGAATGGCTGGTGGAGCGAGGCGCCCGGGCAGTCCTGATCCGGCCCGCACCGGTGCCGGGGTTCCGTGGCTCGCGGTCCTTCGGCTTCGAGGAGTTCGACCCGTTCTGGCAGGCGGTCGTGGACGCCGACATCCTCGTCACCCTGCACGCCTCGGACAGCGGTTACGCCCGCTACCAGACGGACTGGACCGGCCCGCGGGAGTACCTGCCCTTCAGGCCGGACCCGTTCCGGGCGATGACGCTGGGCAAACGGGCGATCGAGGACAGCATGGCCGCGCTGGTCTGCCACGGCGTCCTGACCCGTTTCCCCACCCTGCGGATCGCCTCCATCGAGAACGGCGCCGACTGGGTTCCGCTCTTCCTCGAGCACCTCGAGGAGGTTCACCGGAGGATGCCGCAGGAGTTCGACGAGGACCCGATCGAGGCCTTCCGGCGCAACGTCCACGTGAACCCGTTCCACGAGGACGACTTCGCGCGGCTGATCGGCATTCTCGGGGTCGACCGCATTCTCTTCGGCTCCGACTACCCCCATGCCGAGGGCCTGGCCGAGCCGCTCAGCTACCTGGATCGCCTTCCCGCCGGCCTGTCACAGCCGGAGATCGACAAGATCATGGGCGGCAACATCGCGCAGCTGCTTCGCCTGGACGCGCCCGTGTAA
- a CDS encoding desulfoferrodoxin, translating into MADAPTAGARLRNEATGVEVILVKAPTEPGLEIRPGGPVAIGKRYTCPACAAQALVVKPGAGELVCHDAVMELAQARPLPSSD; encoded by the coding sequence ATGGCCGACGCCCCAACGGCGGGAGCAAGGCTGCGGAATGAGGCGACCGGGGTCGAGGTAATCCTTGTCAAGGCGCCGACCGAACCCGGCCTGGAGATACGTCCAGGCGGACCGGTCGCGATCGGCAAGCGATACACCTGCCCGGCCTGCGCGGCGCAGGCGCTCGTTGTGAAACCCGGAGCCGGTGAACTGGTCTGCCACGACGCTGTGATGGAACTCGCCCAGGCAAGGCCGCTGCCCTCGTCCGACTGA
- a CDS encoding Zn-ribbon domain-containing OB-fold protein, whose product MTSRIPLVDYLVLDDDPHLVAQECTGCNARYFERRNACASCGRLEFRIVPIATTGEVRSFTIVSLAPSGVPVPFVAAVVDCDGTSVRANVINTPPSPEHVSLGMKVRLATYVVGTDSAGVEAIGFGFEPLEGAPDGV is encoded by the coding sequence ATGACGTCACGAATTCCACTCGTCGACTACCTGGTACTCGACGACGACCCGCATCTGGTCGCCCAGGAGTGCACCGGCTGTAACGCGCGCTATTTCGAGCGCCGCAACGCCTGCGCGTCCTGCGGCCGCCTCGAGTTCCGCATCGTGCCGATTGCCACGACCGGCGAGGTGCGCTCCTTCACCATCGTCTCGCTCGCGCCGTCGGGTGTCCCGGTGCCCTTCGTCGCCGCCGTGGTCGACTGCGACGGGACCAGCGTGCGGGCGAACGTGATCAACACCCCACCCTCTCCCGAGCACGTCAGCCTCGGAATGAAGGTCCGGCTGGCGACCTACGTCGTCGGCACGGACAGCGCCGGCGTGGAAGCGATCGGCTTCGGGTTCGAGCCCCTGGAAGGAGCCCCCGATGGCGTCTGA
- a CDS encoding amidohydrolase family protein — protein MKADDMILVSVDDHLVEPPDVFEGRLPARYVEQAPKVIRTGEGNDVWTFNGSVIPNIGLNAVAGRPKAEYGIEPTAFEEMRPGCYDVHERVKDMNAGGVLGSMCFPSFPGFSGRLFAAAADKDLALAVLRAYNDWHIDDWCGAYPGRFIPMALPVLWDAELCAAEVRRVAAKGCHSLTFTENPATLGYPSFHDSSWDPLWRAVSETGTVLSIHLGSSGKLSVTAPDAPVDVMITLQPMNICQAAADLLWSRVIKEFPDLRIALSEGGTGWIPYFLDRIDRTYEMHHLWTGQDFGGKLPSEVFRERFLTCFIADPVGVRLRHDIGIDNISWECDYPHSDSSWPAAAEELERVTMGVPDDEINKMTFENACRWYSFDPFAHLPREQSTVGALRAAAAGHDVSIRSFDQGRFERQIGVRASEVGTKATA, from the coding sequence GTGAAGGCAGACGACATGATTCTGGTGAGTGTCGACGATCACCTCGTCGAGCCGCCGGACGTGTTCGAGGGCCGGTTGCCGGCCCGGTACGTGGAGCAGGCCCCGAAGGTCATCCGGACCGGCGAGGGCAACGATGTGTGGACGTTCAACGGTTCGGTGATCCCGAACATCGGGCTGAACGCGGTGGCGGGGCGGCCGAAGGCGGAGTACGGCATCGAGCCGACCGCGTTCGAGGAGATGCGGCCCGGCTGTTACGACGTACACGAGCGGGTCAAGGACATGAACGCCGGTGGCGTTCTCGGCTCGATGTGCTTCCCGTCGTTCCCGGGGTTCAGTGGGCGCCTGTTCGCCGCGGCGGCGGACAAGGATCTCGCGTTGGCGGTGCTGCGGGCGTACAACGACTGGCATATCGACGACTGGTGTGGGGCGTACCCGGGGCGGTTCATCCCGATGGCGTTGCCGGTGCTGTGGGATGCGGAGCTGTGCGCGGCGGAGGTGCGGCGGGTGGCGGCGAAGGGCTGCCACTCGTTGACGTTCACGGAGAATCCGGCGACGTTGGGCTACCCGAGCTTCCACGACAGCTCTTGGGACCCGCTGTGGCGGGCGGTGTCGGAGACGGGCACGGTGCTGTCGATCCACCTGGGCTCGTCCGGGAAGCTGTCGGTGACGGCGCCGGACGCTCCGGTCGACGTCATGATCACGTTGCAGCCGATGAACATCTGCCAGGCGGCGGCGGACCTGCTGTGGTCGCGGGTCATCAAGGAGTTCCCGGACCTTCGGATCGCACTGTCCGAGGGTGGCACCGGCTGGATCCCATACTTCCTCGACCGGATCGACCGCACCTACGAGATGCATCATCTGTGGACGGGTCAGGACTTCGGCGGGAAGTTGCCGAGCGAGGTGTTCCGGGAGCGCTTCCTGACCTGTTTCATCGCCGACCCTGTCGGGGTCAGGCTGCGACACGACATCGGTATCGACAACATCTCGTGGGAGTGTGACTACCCGCATTCGGACTCCTCGTGGCCGGCGGCGGCGGAGGAGCTGGAGCGGGTCACGATGGGCGTTCCGGACGACGAGATCAACAAGATGACCTTCGAGAACGCGTGCCGCTGGTACTCGTTCGATCCGTTCGCGCATCTGCCGCGGGAGCAGAGCACGGTGGGTGCGCTGCGCGCGGCAGCGGCCGGGCATGACGTGTCGATCCGCAGTTTCGACCAGGGCCGTTTCGAGCGTCAGATCGGTGTACGCGCCTCCGAGGTCGGAACAAAGGCGACCGCCTGA
- a CDS encoding FadR/GntR family transcriptional regulator has protein sequence MAQDGGGSPAVVRTGVSPAREKPQLIADELRLLIVGGQVADGDLLGRERDLVERFGVSRPSLREALRILEAQGLVSVRRGVLGGIFAQKPDERVTARTAALLLLARNVLLADVYTARSHLEPIAARQVAESPRRDAAADELGALIADQEEVIASPKTFFRANSEFHQRLMALAGNQTMAVVAETLREVMANAVAVGGEAGGSTPAIRRQALRSQRRLVELVRAGDGAGAEDFWRSRMLAASKLMLGDQADRVVDVINCY, from the coding sequence ATGGCGCAGGATGGCGGGGGATCGCCCGCGGTCGTGCGGACGGGCGTCAGCCCGGCGCGGGAGAAGCCGCAGCTGATCGCCGACGAGCTGCGCCTGCTCATTGTCGGAGGGCAGGTCGCCGACGGCGACCTGCTGGGCCGGGAGCGGGATCTGGTGGAACGTTTCGGGGTCTCCCGGCCCTCCCTGCGGGAGGCGCTTCGCATCCTCGAGGCCCAGGGTCTGGTTTCGGTGCGGCGGGGCGTCCTCGGCGGGATCTTCGCGCAGAAGCCGGACGAGCGGGTGACGGCGCGCACGGCCGCGCTGCTCCTGCTGGCACGCAACGTGCTGCTGGCGGATGTCTACACGGCCCGCAGCCACCTTGAGCCGATCGCCGCGAGACAGGTGGCGGAGTCGCCGCGGCGGGACGCGGCCGCCGACGAGCTCGGTGCGCTCATCGCGGATCAGGAGGAGGTCATCGCCAGCCCGAAGACGTTCTTCCGCGCGAACTCGGAGTTCCACCAGCGGCTCATGGCGCTGGCCGGGAACCAGACGATGGCCGTCGTCGCGGAGACGCTGCGGGAGGTGATGGCCAACGCGGTCGCGGTAGGCGGCGAGGCCGGCGGTTCCACGCCCGCGATCCGCCGCCAGGCGCTGCGGTCGCAGCGACGGCTGGTCGAGCTCGTCCGGGCCGGCGACGGTGCGGGCGCCGAGGACTTCTGGCGGTCACGCATGCTGGCCGCGAGCAAGCTGATGCTCGGGGACCAGGCGGACCGGGTCGTCGACGTGATCAACTGCTACTGA
- a CDS encoding amidohydrolase family protein, translating to MTGERNLDWLISVDDHVLEPPNLWLDRIAAKDRDRAPHLEHDGKLEYWVYDGKRLPTTGLSAVAGKAKEEFSPEPVTYAEMRPGCYDARSRLADMDRAGVLASMCFPSVTRFCGQLFYEAQDHDFALTCLRAYNDWMLDDWCATDRGRLIPLVLIPLWDPALAAKELARCAAKGATAFAFSENPVPLGLPSIHDRDGYWDPVMAAASELGMVVCMHVGSSSTIPKITPDAPFMANLTWGATRTSGAMLSWLFSGMFNRYPGLKIALSEGEIGWMPYFLERAEQVFDKQRHWVKRGVQFHPFRPREEGGNTSRHDFAEVDVDTIDLRALFREHIYGCFIEDRHGIASIDEIGEDNIMCETDYPHSDSTWPDCIAVVKDQINHLTPEVQYKILRGNAERLFRFTPAEPPALARS from the coding sequence ATGACGGGTGAGCGCAATCTCGACTGGCTTATCTCGGTCGACGACCACGTGCTTGAACCGCCCAACCTGTGGCTGGACCGCATCGCGGCCAAGGACCGGGACCGGGCACCACACCTGGAGCACGACGGCAAGCTCGAGTACTGGGTCTACGACGGCAAGCGGCTGCCCACCACCGGCCTTTCGGCGGTCGCGGGCAAGGCGAAGGAGGAGTTCAGCCCCGAGCCGGTGACCTACGCCGAGATGCGGCCGGGCTGCTACGACGCCAGGTCGCGGCTGGCGGACATGGACCGGGCCGGTGTGCTGGCGTCGATGTGCTTCCCGTCCGTCACCCGGTTCTGCGGCCAGCTCTTCTACGAGGCACAGGACCACGACTTCGCCCTGACCTGCCTGCGCGCCTACAACGACTGGATGCTCGACGACTGGTGCGCCACCGACCGCGGCCGGCTCATCCCGCTGGTCCTCATCCCGCTGTGGGACCCGGCGCTCGCGGCGAAGGAGCTGGCGCGGTGCGCGGCGAAGGGCGCCACGGCGTTCGCGTTCTCGGAGAACCCGGTCCCGCTCGGGCTGCCCAGCATTCACGACCGTGACGGCTACTGGGATCCGGTGATGGCCGCGGCCTCGGAGCTCGGGATGGTCGTGTGCATGCACGTCGGCTCGTCGTCGACCATTCCCAAGATCACCCCGGACGCACCGTTCATGGCCAACCTGACATGGGGGGCGACCCGGACCTCGGGGGCGATGCTCTCGTGGCTTTTCAGTGGCATGTTCAACCGCTATCCGGGGCTGAAGATCGCCCTTTCCGAGGGTGAGATCGGCTGGATGCCCTACTTCCTGGAACGCGCCGAGCAGGTTTTCGACAAGCAGCGGCACTGGGTCAAACGCGGCGTGCAGTTCCACCCCTTCCGGCCCCGCGAGGAGGGCGGAAACACCTCGCGGCACGACTTCGCCGAGGTCGATGTCGACACGATCGATCTGCGGGCCCTTTTCCGCGAGCACATCTACGGCTGCTTCATCGAGGACCGGCACGGAATCGCCAGTATCGACGAGATCGGCGAGGACAACATCATGTGCGAGACCGACTACCCGCATTCCGACTCGACCTGGCCGGACTGCATCGCGGTGGTGAAGGACCAGATCAACCATCTCACGCCGGAGGTCCAGTACAAGATCCTGCGTGGCAACGCGGAGCGCCTGTTCCGCTTCACTCCGGCCGAGCCGCCCGCCCTCGCGCGGTCCTGA
- a CDS encoding thiolase family protein codes for MASDDVWILGIHMTKFGKQPTKDTVDLASEAALGALADAGVTMADMNVLAAGNLTAGGKLGQDLQKQIGQTGIPVYNVANACATGATALRTVIMAVKAGEADYGLAVGAEKLAGAGLLGARPAADADTWTPSGRQGAVAVLEGRVGTGTMPGVFAQIGMEYGHRYGGTSFELFARISEKNHAHSTLNPLAAYQKRFTLEQIMSDVMIAYPNTRPMCSANCDGAAAAVVVSGAKLRTLSLEQRRRAVKVSASVLTSDPWQDACQVLPDVNTLTRNAAGQAYEKSGVGPDDLNLVELHDCFATAELVHYDNLGLCEVGGAVDFFNSGATWRDGRTPVNVSGGLESKGHPVSATGIANIWEVATHLRGEAGDRQIEGASVGLAHVIGLGSACGVHILEKAAL; via the coding sequence ATGGCGTCTGACGATGTCTGGATCCTCGGGATCCACATGACGAAGTTCGGCAAGCAGCCGACCAAGGACACGGTGGACCTGGCGTCCGAGGCCGCGCTCGGCGCGCTCGCCGACGCCGGCGTCACCATGGCGGACATGAACGTCCTGGCGGCCGGCAACCTGACCGCCGGCGGCAAACTCGGCCAGGACCTGCAGAAGCAGATCGGGCAGACGGGCATCCCCGTCTACAACGTGGCGAACGCCTGCGCCACCGGGGCCACCGCGCTGCGCACCGTCATCATGGCGGTGAAGGCGGGGGAGGCCGACTACGGGCTGGCCGTGGGGGCGGAGAAGCTCGCCGGTGCCGGCCTGCTGGGCGCCCGCCCGGCGGCGGACGCCGACACCTGGACCCCGAGCGGCCGCCAGGGCGCGGTCGCCGTCCTCGAGGGCCGGGTCGGCACCGGGACGATGCCCGGGGTGTTCGCCCAGATCGGGATGGAGTACGGGCACAGGTACGGGGGCACCAGCTTCGAACTGTTCGCGCGGATCTCGGAGAAGAACCACGCGCACTCGACGCTGAACCCGCTGGCCGCCTACCAGAAGCGGTTCACTCTTGAGCAGATCATGAGCGATGTCATGATCGCGTACCCGAACACCCGTCCGATGTGCTCGGCGAACTGTGACGGCGCGGCCGCGGCTGTCGTCGTCAGCGGTGCCAAGCTGCGGACACTGTCGCTGGAACAGCGCCGCCGCGCGGTCAAGGTCTCCGCGTCCGTGCTGACCAGCGACCCCTGGCAGGACGCCTGCCAGGTCCTGCCCGACGTCAACACGCTCACCCGGAACGCCGCCGGGCAGGCGTACGAGAAGTCGGGCGTCGGGCCGGACGATCTCAACCTGGTCGAACTGCACGACTGTTTCGCCACGGCCGAGCTCGTCCATTACGACAACCTTGGGCTGTGCGAGGTCGGCGGTGCCGTCGACTTCTTCAACTCCGGTGCGACCTGGCGGGACGGCAGGACCCCGGTGAACGTGTCCGGCGGCCTCGAGTCCAAGGGACACCCGGTCTCCGCGACCGGCATCGCCAACATCTGGGAGGTCGCCACGCACCTTCGCGGTGAGGCGGGTGACCGGCAGATCGAGGGGGCGAGCGTGGGCCTGGCCCATGTGATCGGTCTGGGCTCCGCCTGCGGCGTGCACATTCTCGAAAAGGCCGCGCTCTGA
- a CDS encoding thiolase family protein: MSGRLRAGNQVAVVGYAHSALARHAARPLGTLAVDTARAAIADAGLTVAQIDGFVTGARFPTVGDHPATDGVTMVSSAWLAARLGARPRHVAGFQGTGQLPGSVALAVNAIAAGAADHVLVHRALHNPAGAYHASDAHEASGARQWTMPQGFFGPVATIALAYNEYLQKYGASRESMAAVVVEARKNGARIPWSYWHGKPLTAGDYLAAPMINDPIRRLDCDLPVDGVAAFVLTSARRAADLPHRPVYIAGCAGAGPTRPGLALHWPLDDIRTVGAETGRRLWESAGIGPADVDLPQLYDGFSPFVYFWLEALGFCPEGEAHRFVQAGGIDSDSPKGLPVLSGGGALGNGRMHGIPQMLECYLQLSGRAAGRQREQARVGLAAHASPHLGGAVVYSAEQF, from the coding sequence GTGAGCGGGCGGCTGCGGGCAGGCAACCAGGTGGCCGTCGTCGGCTACGCGCACAGCGCCCTCGCGCGGCACGCGGCCCGCCCCCTGGGCACACTCGCCGTCGACACCGCGCGGGCGGCCATCGCCGACGCCGGTCTGACCGTGGCGCAGATCGACGGCTTCGTGACCGGCGCCCGCTTCCCGACCGTCGGCGACCATCCGGCCACCGACGGCGTGACCATGGTGTCGTCGGCGTGGCTCGCCGCCCGCCTCGGCGCGCGGCCGCGCCATGTCGCCGGCTTCCAGGGGACCGGCCAGCTGCCGGGCTCGGTGGCCCTCGCCGTCAACGCGATCGCCGCGGGCGCGGCCGACCACGTGCTGGTGCACCGGGCGCTGCACAATCCGGCCGGCGCCTACCACGCCAGCGACGCGCACGAGGCGAGCGGGGCGCGGCAGTGGACGATGCCGCAGGGCTTCTTCGGGCCGGTGGCGACCATCGCGCTCGCCTACAACGAGTACCTGCAGAAATATGGCGCGTCGCGGGAGTCGATGGCCGCGGTGGTGGTGGAGGCCCGCAAGAACGGGGCCCGCATCCCGTGGTCCTACTGGCACGGGAAGCCGCTCACGGCAGGGGACTACCTGGCCGCACCGATGATCAATGACCCGATCCGCAGGCTGGACTGCGACCTGCCGGTCGACGGTGTCGCCGCGTTCGTCCTCACCTCGGCCAGGCGGGCCGCCGACCTCCCGCATCGCCCGGTCTACATCGCCGGCTGTGCGGGCGCCGGCCCGACGCGGCCCGGGCTCGCGCTGCACTGGCCGTTGGACGACATCCGCACCGTGGGCGCCGAAACCGGGCGGCGGCTGTGGGAGAGCGCGGGAATCGGCCCGGCGGACGTGGACCTGCCCCAGCTCTACGACGGGTTCTCGCCGTTCGTGTACTTCTGGCTGGAGGCACTGGGATTCTGCCCCGAGGGGGAGGCCCACCGTTTCGTGCAGGCCGGCGGCATCGACAGTGACAGTCCGAAAGGACTGCCGGTCCTGTCCGGCGGCGGCGCGCTGGGAAACGGGCGGATGCATGGAATACCGCAGATGCTGGAGTGCTATCTGCAGCTTTCCGGGCGGGCCGCGGGCCGGCAACGGGAACAGGCCCGGGTAGGCCTGGCCGCCCATGCCTCGCCGCATCTCGGTGGCGCCGTGGTCTACAGCGCCGAACAGTTCTGA
- a CDS encoding Zn-ribbon domain-containing OB-fold protein produces MTAPDGSVGSVGRAARPVPVPDDVSAPYWAAAARHVLAVARCSRCDAYAIPPDVVCPHCHSTAPDFVFQQVSGRGEIRSWTVMRQSFLPGFAADIPFVLVDVELVEQAGLRMIGRLLDGPGAAPSFGAPVRVAFEDLPHAAAVPAFVLDARA; encoded by the coding sequence TTGACCGCACCCGACGGCTCCGTGGGCTCCGTGGGACGCGCCGCCCGCCCGGTGCCGGTGCCGGACGACGTCTCGGCGCCCTACTGGGCGGCGGCGGCCAGGCACGTCCTGGCCGTCGCCCGCTGCTCCCGCTGCGACGCCTACGCCATCCCACCGGACGTGGTGTGCCCGCACTGCCACAGCACCGCGCCGGACTTCGTGTTCCAGCAGGTCAGTGGCCGCGGCGAGATCCGCTCCTGGACGGTGATGCGCCAGTCCTTCCTCCCCGGCTTCGCCGCCGACATCCCGTTCGTCCTCGTCGACGTGGAGCTCGTCGAGCAGGCCGGGCTGCGAATGATCGGCCGGCTCCTCGACGGCCCCGGGGCCGCACCGAGCTTCGGAGCCCCGGTGCGGGTGGCGTTCGAGGATCTTCCGCACGCCGCGGCGGTGCCCGCCTTCGTCCTGGACGCGCGCGCGTGA